Genomic segment of bacterium:
AGCCCCCACCGACTCCCCGGGCCGACCGCAGGATGCCGGCGGTCGCCAGGGAGCGCAGGATTTTGGAGAGGTAGTTCGCCGGAATGGCGGTCTCCTCTGCAATTTCCTGCGACCGCCGCGACGCTCCTGGCCCCTGTGCCGCCAGGTGCGACAAGGCTCGCAGGGCGTACTCTGTGGTGGTGCTGAGCATTCCGGACCTCCCGATGCGGATATCTATAAATGAGTCAGGAGAGGGAGTCAATCACGATTGATGGCGCTTGTGACGTAAATCACAAGCATTTCGGCTCCCTACTGATTTGGTGTGCGAAACATCAATTTTCAGCGGTTCGAAGCTACGTCGAGAGCCAGAAAACTCGCCAGCAGCGCAGGCCCCTGGGGGGTCAGAATCGACTCGGGATGAAACTGCACGCCCACGATCGGCAGCTTGCGGTGGGCCATCGCCATAATCTCCTGTTCTGTGGTCCAGGCGATCAACTCGAACTCCCGGGGTAGTTGCTTTACCAGCAGGGAGTGGTAGCGCATGACCTCCAGTGGCTGCTTGAGCCCCTCAAAGAGTCCGGTGCCGCGGTGCCAGACAGAGGACGTCTTGCCATGTCGCGGCTCCGCTGCCGGACCGACTTGCCCGCCGAAGACTGCCGCCAGACACTGATGGCCGAGACAGACTCCCAAAATCGGGATCTTGCCGGCGAATGCCTGGATCGCTTCGCAGGAAATCCCGGCGTCTTCAGGGCGCCCCGGCCCGGGCGAAATCACCAGCAGGTCCGGCTCGCGCTCGATGAGCGTACTGACTGGCAACTCATCGTGCCTTACGACTTCCACAGCAGCCCCCAGCCCCCAGAACGCCTGCACCAGATTCCAGGTGAAGCTGTCGTAGTTGTCGATGAGGAGCACCCGCGACACAAGTCAGGAGTGTACGTCCGCGCTAGACTCTCCTTACATGAATCCCACTGTCCCGAGTGCTGTAGGTCTGGCGGCTGAACTGCCCCCCGGCTCGGTGGTGCTGCATGAGCCAGACCCTGGCGGGACTGGGAAAGGACAATGGTGGTGGGGAAAAAGCCCACTGAGAGAAGTCAGGGCAGATCAGCCGCATGAAGTTCTGCCAGCGCTCAAGAGCGCTGAGGAAGCGGTCGCACGGGGGAAGACTGTTGCTGGGTATGTCTGCTACGAAGCCGCAGCAGGACTCGACCGGTCGCTCGTGACCTTCCCGGCAACCGCTCACCAGCAGCCGCTGGTCCACTTCGGTGTGTATGACGCCCTGACTCCCCTCCCCGAATTGCCTGCGCTTTCTGCGCTTGCTCCATTGCCGTCACTGCACTGGACTCAGGACACCGATGAACAGCGCTATCACGCAGCGCTGGAGCGGATCCATGACGCCATCCAGTGGGGGGAGACCTATCAGGTCAACTACACCTGGCGGCTCCGGACCGCCGGAGTGCCCGACATCGGCTGGCCTCTGTTTCAGCATCTCTATCAGCGCCAGCCTGTACCATTTGCCGCCTTTCTACGACTCGGGGAGTTCGATCTCTGCTCACTCTCACCGGAGCTCTTTTTCCGCCTTGATGGGGCATCGATCACCACACGTCCCATGAAAGGGACCGCACCCCGGAGCTCGGAAGCCGGGGTCGATGCCGCCCTGGCAGCGGGGCTGCTGGCATCCGAGAAGGACCGGGCGGAGAACGTGATGATTGTTGATATGCTCCGCAACGATCTCGGTCGGATCGCGATCCCCGGAAGCGTACAGGTGCCTTCGCTGTTCACACTTGAGCGCTATGTCACTGTCCATCAGATGACCTCCACCATCGTTGCAGACACCACAGCGTCGTTGTCGGAGATCTTCCGGGCGCTGTTTCCCTGTGCCTCGGTGACCGGCGCTCCCAAGGTCGCCACTATGCGATTGATCCGGGACCTGGAACAGAGCCCCCGGGGAGTCTATTGCGGGGCGATCGGATTCTGGCAGCCTCAGCGACGAGCGCAGTTCAGTGTCGGCATCCGGACCCTCGCACTGCATCGTCCGACAGGCGACGCCTCTTTTGGTGTCGGGAGTGGGATTGTCTGGGATTCGAATCCGGCTGATGAGTA
This window contains:
- the pabA gene encoding Aminodeoxychorismate/anthranilate synthase component 2 translates to MLLIDNYDSFTWNLVQAFWGLGAAVEVVRHDELPVSTLIEREPDLLVISPGPGRPEDAGISCEAIQAFAGKIPILGVCLGHQCLAAVFGGQVGPAAEPRHGKTSSVWHRGTGLFEGLKQPLEVMRYHSLLVKQLPREFELIAWTTEQEIMAMAHRKLPIVGVQFHPESILTPQGPALLASFLALDVASNR
- the menF gene encoding Isochorismate synthase MenF gives rise to the protein MNPTVPSAVGLAAELPPGSVVLHEPDPGGTGKGQWWWGKSPLREVRADQPHEVLPALKSAEEAVARGKTVAGYVCYEAAAGLDRSLVTFPATAHQQPLVHFGVYDALTPLPELPALSALAPLPSLHWTQDTDEQRYHAALERIHDAIQWGETYQVNYTWRLRTAGVPDIGWPLFQHLYQRQPVPFAAFLRLGEFDLCSLSPELFFRLDGASITTRPMKGTAPRSSEAGVDAALAAGLLASEKDRAENVMIVDMLRNDLGRIAIPGSVQVPSLFTLERYVTVHQMTSTIVADTTASLSEIFRALFPCASVTGAPKVATMRLIRDLEQSPRGVYCGAIGFWQPQRRAQFSVGIRTLALHRPTGDASFGVGSGIVWDSNPADEYQECLTKGLAITGLTASRQDKPASG